One region of Camelina sativa cultivar DH55 chromosome 6, Cs, whole genome shotgun sequence genomic DNA includes:
- the LOC104791106 gene encoding uncharacterized protein LOC104791106: MAVLSMGFACRSHFPVRPLFYCFSKVQFNTATAAAIYHHDKGKAPKWKKLNSEDLGITSSMISKPARVVLNGLKSKGHDVYLVGGCVRDLILKRTPKDFDVLTNAELREVVRTFSRCEIVGRRFPICHVHVGNDMIEVSSFSTSAQHSPRTGSGKSNGSYDEDSIRYNNCLQRDFTINGLMFDPYAKVVYDYLGGMEDIRKAKVRTVFHAGTSFQEDCARILRGTRIAARLGFTISKETAHFLRNLSFLVQRLHRGRILMEMNYMLAYGSAEASLRLLWKFGILEILLPIQAAYLIHSGFKRRDETTNMLLSLFGNLDTLLAPDRPCPSSLWLAILALHKALADQPRYPSVVAAFSLAVHNGGDVLEAIKITHEVTKPHNRSFFELLEPEELDSQTLLDEVMDLDSSIKEALGQMTNGKFISKAMAAYPQAPHSDMVFIPLQLYLDARRIFECVKENVQKEFVPKQDSEIDYTSLSSGNLPEVRHVFARVVFDTVFPLNPSQEL; this comes from the exons ATGGCGGTTTTAAGTATGGGTTTCGCTTGCAGATCCCATTTCCCTGTTCGTCCCCTGTTTTACTGTTTCTCGAAG GTTCAGTTCAACACTGCTACTGCTGCTGCAATTTATCATCATGACAAGGGTAAAGCACCAAAGTGGAAGAAATTGAATTCAGAAGATCTTGGGATAACCAGTTCTATGATTTCAAAGCCCGCCCGGGTAGTTCTAAATGGCCTTAAGAGTAAAg GACATGATGTTTACCTTGTTGGAGGCTGTGTAAGGGATCTTATTTTGAAGAGGACACCAAAAGATTTTGATGTACTTACTAATGCAGAGCTTAGAGAG GTTGTTCGGACTTTCTCAAGATGTGAAATTGTTGGAAGAAGGTTTCCTATATGTCACGTGCACGTTGGGAATGATATGATTGAG GTTTCGAGTTTTAGCACATCTGCTCAACATTCTCCTAGAACTGGTTCTGGAAAATCCAATGGCTCCTATGACGAGGACAGTATCCGTTACAATAATTGCTTGCAGCGTGATTTCACTATTAATGG TTTGATGTTTGATCCGTATGCCAAAGTTGTATATGACTATCTCGGGGGAATGGAAGACATTAGAAAAGCCAAG GTACGGACGGTGTTTCATGCTGGCACATCTTTTCAAGAAGACTGTG CCCGGATTCTTCGTGGAACAAGAATTGCTGCGCGGTTAGGATTCACAATATCCAAGGAAACAGCTCATTTTTTAAGGAACCTTTCCTTCCTTGTACAAAGACTCCACAGG GGAAGAATCTTGATGGAAATGAATTACATGTTAGCATATGGATCAGCAGAAGCTTCTTTAAGATTGTTGTGGAAATTTGGGATACTAGAAATTCTTTTACCAATTCAG GCAGCATATCTCATTCACAGTGGTTTCAAGAGACGTGACGAAACGACTAACATGCTTCTG TCTCTCTTCGGCAATTTGGATACTTTGTTGGCTCCAGACAGACCTTGCCCCAGCAGCTTATG GTTAGCAATCTTGGCTCTTCACAAAGCCCTTGCTGATCAACCTCGATATCCTTCAGTGGTTGCCGCGTTCAGCCTTGCTGTCCACAATGGTGGAGATGTTCTAGAAGCTATAAAAATCACCCATGAAGTCACAAAGCCACATAACAGAAGCTTCTTTGAGCTACTGGAGCCAGAGGAACTGGACTCCCAAACCTTATTGGATGAAGTCATGGATCTTGATTCGTCTATCAAAGAAGCCTTGGGACAGATGACTAATGGGAAGTTTATTTCCAAGGCTATGGCAGCGTATCCTCAGGCCCCACATTCCGATATG GTTTTCATACCGTTGCAGTTGTACCTAGATGCAAGAAGAATATTCGAGTGTGTGAAGGAAAATGTGCAGAAGGAATTTGTGCCTAAGCAAGACAGTGAAATTGATTATACCTCATTATCTTCAGGCAACCTTCCAGAAGTTAGACATGTATTTGCTAGGGTTGTTTTCGACACTGTCTTTCCATTAAACCCATCTCAAGAGTTGTAG
- the LOC104791104 gene encoding sialyltransferase-like protein 2 isoform X1: MKLLHLIFLLALTTGISAVLIYIFGVSNLCKYDSVDLDESNRLSNEDLEALQSLQSGFKKCVSANGLGLQAATGRDYCKVSINFPKDTVPKWKDPKSGELEGLSYEFDLCEAVATWEQVRNSSTILTKEYIDALPNGWEDYAWRRINKGIQLNRCQNKSLCIEKLSLVLPETPPYFPRQFERCAVIGNSGDLLKTKFGKEIDTYDAVLRENGAPIQNYKEYVGEKSTFRLLNRGSAKALDKVVELDEKKQEVLLVKTTIHDIMNKMIREVPIKNPVYLMLGASFGSAAKGTGLKALEFALSTCDSVDMYGFTVDPGYKEWTRYFSESRQGHTPLHGRAYYQMMECLGLIKIHSPMRAEPNRVVKWVPSRSTIRSARIAAEKLLRRVGAGSANPLASCSIVKKRNKSKRPMVSHLRKPVSDHQKFVRSTSMYPVEHSPGHGQLCITPAD; encoded by the exons ATGAAGCTCTTGCATCTGATATTCCTATTAGCTTTAACTACTGGAATCTCTGCTGTTCTAATCTACATTTTTGGCGTCTCGAATCTATGTAAGT ATGATTCCGTGGATTTAGACGAGTCTAATCGGCTTAGCAATGAAGATTTAGAGGCGTTGCAGTCTTTGCAGAGCGGATTCAAGAAGTGCGTA AGTGCAAATGGCCTGGGACTACAAGCTGCTACGGGTAGAGATTATTGCAAAGTTTCAATTAACTTCCCCAAGGATACTGTTCCCAAATGG AAAGATCCCAAGTCTGGAGAGCTTGAAGGACTTTCATATGAGTTTGACCTGTGCGAAGCAGTAGCTACATGGGAACAA GTCAGGAATAGCTCTACCATACTTACCAAGGAATACATTGATGCCTTACCAAATGGATGGGAAGACTATGCTTGGCGCAGAATCAATAAAGGAATTCAACT TAATCGTTGCCAGAATAAATCTTTATGCATTGAGAAGCTTTCATTGGTGCTTCCTGAAACACCACCATATTTCCCTCGGCAGTTTGAGCGATGTGCTGTTATTGGTAACTCTGGtgatcttttaaaaacaaagtttgGAAAGGAGATAGATACTTACGATGCGGTTCTTCGAGAAAATGGTGCTCCGATTCAG AACTACAAGGAATATGTAGGAGAGAAAAGTACATTCCGTCTTCTTAACCGAGGGTCAGCAAAAGCCCTTGACAAAGTCGTGGAGTTGGATG AAAAAAAGCAAGAGGTCCTCCTAGTAAAAACAACAATTCATGATATTATGAACAAGATGATTCGG GAAGTCCCAATAAAAAATCCTGTGTACTTAATGCTTGGTGCTTCATTTGGCTCGGCAGCCAAAGGAACTGGGCTCAAGGCTCTTGAGTTTGCTCTCTCGACGTGTGATTCAGTTGATATGTATGGTTTTACTGTGGATCCAGGCTATAAAGAGTG GACTAGATATTTTTCAGAATCGCGACAAGGGCATACTCCTTTGCATGGTAGAGCTTACTACCAGATGATGGAATGCTTGGGT CTCATTAAAATACACTCTCCCATGAGAGCTGAGCCTAACCGAGTCGTGAAATGGGTGCCAAGCCGCAGTACAATTAGATCTGCAAGAATTGCAGCAGAGAAGCTCTTGAG GAGAGTTGGAGCAGGATCTGCAAACCCATTAGCTTCATGCTCGATagtaaagaagagaaacaaaagcaagCGTCCAATGGTCTCACACCTCAGAAAACCTGTGAGCGACCATCAAAAATTTGTGAGAAGCACAAGCATGTACCCTGTAGAGCACAGTCCTGGGCATGGTCAGCTTTGCATAACACCAGCTGACTAA
- the LOC104791104 gene encoding sialyltransferase-like protein 2 isoform X3, with translation MKLLHLIFLLALTTGISAVLIYIFGVSNLCKYESNRLSNEDLEALQSLQSGFKKCVSANGLGLQAATGRDYCKVSINFPKDTVPKWKDPKSGELEGLSYEFDLCEAVATWEQVRNSSTILTKEYIDALPNGWEDYAWRRINKGIQLNRCQNKSLCIEKLSLVLPETPPYFPRQFERCAVIGNSGDLLKTKFGKEIDTYDAVLRENGAPIQNYKEYVGEKSTFRLLNRGSAKALDKVVELDEKKQEVLLVKTTIHDIMNKMIREVPIKNPVYLMLGASFGSAAKGTGLKALEFALSTCDSVDMYGFTVDPGYKEWTRYFSESRQGHTPLHGRAYYQMMECLGLIKIHSPMRAEPNRVVKWVPSRSTIRSARIAAEKLLRRVGAGSANPLASCSIVKKRNKSKRPMVSHLRKPVSDHQKFVRSTSMYPVEHSPGHGQLCITPAD, from the exons ATGAAGCTCTTGCATCTGATATTCCTATTAGCTTTAACTACTGGAATCTCTGCTGTTCTAATCTACATTTTTGGCGTCTCGAATCTATGTAAGT ACGAGTCTAATCGGCTTAGCAATGAAGATTTAGAGGCGTTGCAGTCTTTGCAGAGCGGATTCAAGAAGTGCGTA AGTGCAAATGGCCTGGGACTACAAGCTGCTACGGGTAGAGATTATTGCAAAGTTTCAATTAACTTCCCCAAGGATACTGTTCCCAAATGG AAAGATCCCAAGTCTGGAGAGCTTGAAGGACTTTCATATGAGTTTGACCTGTGCGAAGCAGTAGCTACATGGGAACAA GTCAGGAATAGCTCTACCATACTTACCAAGGAATACATTGATGCCTTACCAAATGGATGGGAAGACTATGCTTGGCGCAGAATCAATAAAGGAATTCAACT TAATCGTTGCCAGAATAAATCTTTATGCATTGAGAAGCTTTCATTGGTGCTTCCTGAAACACCACCATATTTCCCTCGGCAGTTTGAGCGATGTGCTGTTATTGGTAACTCTGGtgatcttttaaaaacaaagtttgGAAAGGAGATAGATACTTACGATGCGGTTCTTCGAGAAAATGGTGCTCCGATTCAG AACTACAAGGAATATGTAGGAGAGAAAAGTACATTCCGTCTTCTTAACCGAGGGTCAGCAAAAGCCCTTGACAAAGTCGTGGAGTTGGATG AAAAAAAGCAAGAGGTCCTCCTAGTAAAAACAACAATTCATGATATTATGAACAAGATGATTCGG GAAGTCCCAATAAAAAATCCTGTGTACTTAATGCTTGGTGCTTCATTTGGCTCGGCAGCCAAAGGAACTGGGCTCAAGGCTCTTGAGTTTGCTCTCTCGACGTGTGATTCAGTTGATATGTATGGTTTTACTGTGGATCCAGGCTATAAAGAGTG GACTAGATATTTTTCAGAATCGCGACAAGGGCATACTCCTTTGCATGGTAGAGCTTACTACCAGATGATGGAATGCTTGGGT CTCATTAAAATACACTCTCCCATGAGAGCTGAGCCTAACCGAGTCGTGAAATGGGTGCCAAGCCGCAGTACAATTAGATCTGCAAGAATTGCAGCAGAGAAGCTCTTGAG GAGAGTTGGAGCAGGATCTGCAAACCCATTAGCTTCATGCTCGATagtaaagaagagaaacaaaagcaagCGTCCAATGGTCTCACACCTCAGAAAACCTGTGAGCGACCATCAAAAATTTGTGAGAAGCACAAGCATGTACCCTGTAGAGCACAGTCCTGGGCATGGTCAGCTTTGCATAACACCAGCTGACTAA
- the LOC104791102 gene encoding probable pre-mRNA-splicing factor ATP-dependent RNA helicase DEAH3 has product MVNSARYLEIQEERRNLPVWVHKDEFLQALKENQMVILVGDTGSGKTTQIPQFVLEALVNENPNPGGTGRLVVGCTQPCRVAAMSAARRVAEEMDAVIGEEVGCTVRFDDCSSSRTVLKYLTDGMLLREALVDPLLSNYKAIILDEAHERSIATDLLFGILVKALTSRPTLKLVVMSSTLYAHKLRYYFGGHVPLIKVPGRLHPVEIIYTQEPVTHYLEAAIRKVIQIHMCEPPGDVLVFLTGEEEIEDACSRILHKLGDQVKVVPLYSFLPPAMQQRAFDPTPHPVRKIVVSTNIAETSLSIDGIVYVVDPGFSMQKYYNPKTRLDSLVVSPISMASADQRARRAGTTGPGKCFRLYTQEIYSGLIPLEVPEMYRANLVNTVLALKRLGVKDLLSLNFMDPPFPKTLFQALTDLFDLGAVDDEGNLTKIGEMMSLEV; this is encoded by the coding sequence ATGGTGAACTCTGCGAGGTATTTGGAAATACAGGAGGAACGTAGGAACCTACCAGTATGGGTACACAAAGACGAGTTTCTCCAAGCTCTGAAGGAAAATCAGATGGTGATACTGGTGGGTGATACGGGCAGTGGTAAGACAACGCAAATCCCACAGTTCGTTTTAGAAGCTTTGGTCaatgaaaaccctaatcctgGTGGGACTGGGAGGTTGGTTGTTGGGTGCACGCAGCCTTGTAGAGTTGCAGCGATGTCTGCGGCCCGCCGAGTTGCTGAAGAGATGGATGCAGTGATCGGTGAAGAAGTCGGTTGCACAGTCCGTTTCGACGATTGCAGCAGCTCCAGAACCGTGCTCAAGTACCTGACCGATGGAATGCTTCTGAGAGAAGCACTGGTGGATCCGCTCTTATCAAATTACAAAGCGATCATTCTGGACGAGGCCCACGAAAGAAGTATAGCCACGGATTTGCTTTTTGGTATTCTTGTAAAAGCCTTGACTAGCCGGCCTACTCTTAAGCTGGTTGTGATGAGTTCAACCCTATACGCCCACAAGCTCCGCTACTATTTTGGCGGTCATGTGCCTCTCATCAAAGTCCCAGGTAGGCTCCATCCAGTGGAGATCATTTATACTCAAGAGCCTGTGACTCACTATCTCGAGGCTGCTATACGCAAAGTTATCCAGATTCACATGTGTGAGCCACCTGGTGATGTTCTTGTTTTCCTAACCGGggaagaagagattgaagatgctTGCAGCAGGATCTTACATAAGCTCGGAGATCAAGTCAAAGTCGTGCCACTGTATTCCTTCCTCCCGCCTGCCATGCAACAGAGGGCTTTCGATCCCACACCACATCCCGTGAGAAAGATTGTCGTCTCCACAAACATTGCAGAGACTTCTCTATCCATCGACGGGATTGTTTACGTCGTTGATCCTGGTTTCTCCATGCAGAAATACTACAACCCAAAAACTCGTCTAGACTCCTTGGTGGTGTCCCCAATATCCATGGCAAGTGCTGACCAGAGGGCACGTCGTGCCGGTACAACAGGGCCTGGTAAATGTTTCAGGCTATACACACAGGAAATTTACAGTGGCTTAATACCGCTGGAGGTTCCCGAGATGTATAGAGCAAACCTCGTAAACACAGTTCTGGCCTTGAAAAGGCTGGGTGTGAAGGACTTGTTATCCTTGAACTTTATGGATCCTCCTTTCCCTAAGACCCTTTTTCAGGCCTTGACGGATTTGTTTGACCTGGGAGCAGTGGACGATGAAGGTAACTTGACAAAGATAGGCGAGATGATGAGTCTGGAGGTCTAA
- the LOC104791104 gene encoding sialyltransferase-like protein 2 isoform X2: protein MKLLHLIFLLALTTGISAVLIYIFGVSNLYDSVDLDESNRLSNEDLEALQSLQSGFKKCVSANGLGLQAATGRDYCKVSINFPKDTVPKWKDPKSGELEGLSYEFDLCEAVATWEQVRNSSTILTKEYIDALPNGWEDYAWRRINKGIQLNRCQNKSLCIEKLSLVLPETPPYFPRQFERCAVIGNSGDLLKTKFGKEIDTYDAVLRENGAPIQNYKEYVGEKSTFRLLNRGSAKALDKVVELDEKKQEVLLVKTTIHDIMNKMIREVPIKNPVYLMLGASFGSAAKGTGLKALEFALSTCDSVDMYGFTVDPGYKEWTRYFSESRQGHTPLHGRAYYQMMECLGLIKIHSPMRAEPNRVVKWVPSRSTIRSARIAAEKLLRRVGAGSANPLASCSIVKKRNKSKRPMVSHLRKPVSDHQKFVRSTSMYPVEHSPGHGQLCITPAD, encoded by the exons ATGAAGCTCTTGCATCTGATATTCCTATTAGCTTTAACTACTGGAATCTCTGCTGTTCTAATCTACATTTTTGGCGTCTCGAATCTAT ATGATTCCGTGGATTTAGACGAGTCTAATCGGCTTAGCAATGAAGATTTAGAGGCGTTGCAGTCTTTGCAGAGCGGATTCAAGAAGTGCGTA AGTGCAAATGGCCTGGGACTACAAGCTGCTACGGGTAGAGATTATTGCAAAGTTTCAATTAACTTCCCCAAGGATACTGTTCCCAAATGG AAAGATCCCAAGTCTGGAGAGCTTGAAGGACTTTCATATGAGTTTGACCTGTGCGAAGCAGTAGCTACATGGGAACAA GTCAGGAATAGCTCTACCATACTTACCAAGGAATACATTGATGCCTTACCAAATGGATGGGAAGACTATGCTTGGCGCAGAATCAATAAAGGAATTCAACT TAATCGTTGCCAGAATAAATCTTTATGCATTGAGAAGCTTTCATTGGTGCTTCCTGAAACACCACCATATTTCCCTCGGCAGTTTGAGCGATGTGCTGTTATTGGTAACTCTGGtgatcttttaaaaacaaagtttgGAAAGGAGATAGATACTTACGATGCGGTTCTTCGAGAAAATGGTGCTCCGATTCAG AACTACAAGGAATATGTAGGAGAGAAAAGTACATTCCGTCTTCTTAACCGAGGGTCAGCAAAAGCCCTTGACAAAGTCGTGGAGTTGGATG AAAAAAAGCAAGAGGTCCTCCTAGTAAAAACAACAATTCATGATATTATGAACAAGATGATTCGG GAAGTCCCAATAAAAAATCCTGTGTACTTAATGCTTGGTGCTTCATTTGGCTCGGCAGCCAAAGGAACTGGGCTCAAGGCTCTTGAGTTTGCTCTCTCGACGTGTGATTCAGTTGATATGTATGGTTTTACTGTGGATCCAGGCTATAAAGAGTG GACTAGATATTTTTCAGAATCGCGACAAGGGCATACTCCTTTGCATGGTAGAGCTTACTACCAGATGATGGAATGCTTGGGT CTCATTAAAATACACTCTCCCATGAGAGCTGAGCCTAACCGAGTCGTGAAATGGGTGCCAAGCCGCAGTACAATTAGATCTGCAAGAATTGCAGCAGAGAAGCTCTTGAG GAGAGTTGGAGCAGGATCTGCAAACCCATTAGCTTCATGCTCGATagtaaagaagagaaacaaaagcaagCGTCCAATGGTCTCACACCTCAGAAAACCTGTGAGCGACCATCAAAAATTTGTGAGAAGCACAAGCATGTACCCTGTAGAGCACAGTCCTGGGCATGGTCAGCTTTGCATAACACCAGCTGACTAA
- the LOC104791104 gene encoding sialyltransferase-like protein 2 isoform X4 — MKLLHLIFLLALTTGISAVLIYIFGVSNLYESNRLSNEDLEALQSLQSGFKKCVSANGLGLQAATGRDYCKVSINFPKDTVPKWKDPKSGELEGLSYEFDLCEAVATWEQVRNSSTILTKEYIDALPNGWEDYAWRRINKGIQLNRCQNKSLCIEKLSLVLPETPPYFPRQFERCAVIGNSGDLLKTKFGKEIDTYDAVLRENGAPIQNYKEYVGEKSTFRLLNRGSAKALDKVVELDEKKQEVLLVKTTIHDIMNKMIREVPIKNPVYLMLGASFGSAAKGTGLKALEFALSTCDSVDMYGFTVDPGYKEWTRYFSESRQGHTPLHGRAYYQMMECLGLIKIHSPMRAEPNRVVKWVPSRSTIRSARIAAEKLLRRVGAGSANPLASCSIVKKRNKSKRPMVSHLRKPVSDHQKFVRSTSMYPVEHSPGHGQLCITPAD, encoded by the exons ATGAAGCTCTTGCATCTGATATTCCTATTAGCTTTAACTACTGGAATCTCTGCTGTTCTAATCTACATTTTTGGCGTCTCGAATCTAT ACGAGTCTAATCGGCTTAGCAATGAAGATTTAGAGGCGTTGCAGTCTTTGCAGAGCGGATTCAAGAAGTGCGTA AGTGCAAATGGCCTGGGACTACAAGCTGCTACGGGTAGAGATTATTGCAAAGTTTCAATTAACTTCCCCAAGGATACTGTTCCCAAATGG AAAGATCCCAAGTCTGGAGAGCTTGAAGGACTTTCATATGAGTTTGACCTGTGCGAAGCAGTAGCTACATGGGAACAA GTCAGGAATAGCTCTACCATACTTACCAAGGAATACATTGATGCCTTACCAAATGGATGGGAAGACTATGCTTGGCGCAGAATCAATAAAGGAATTCAACT TAATCGTTGCCAGAATAAATCTTTATGCATTGAGAAGCTTTCATTGGTGCTTCCTGAAACACCACCATATTTCCCTCGGCAGTTTGAGCGATGTGCTGTTATTGGTAACTCTGGtgatcttttaaaaacaaagtttgGAAAGGAGATAGATACTTACGATGCGGTTCTTCGAGAAAATGGTGCTCCGATTCAG AACTACAAGGAATATGTAGGAGAGAAAAGTACATTCCGTCTTCTTAACCGAGGGTCAGCAAAAGCCCTTGACAAAGTCGTGGAGTTGGATG AAAAAAAGCAAGAGGTCCTCCTAGTAAAAACAACAATTCATGATATTATGAACAAGATGATTCGG GAAGTCCCAATAAAAAATCCTGTGTACTTAATGCTTGGTGCTTCATTTGGCTCGGCAGCCAAAGGAACTGGGCTCAAGGCTCTTGAGTTTGCTCTCTCGACGTGTGATTCAGTTGATATGTATGGTTTTACTGTGGATCCAGGCTATAAAGAGTG GACTAGATATTTTTCAGAATCGCGACAAGGGCATACTCCTTTGCATGGTAGAGCTTACTACCAGATGATGGAATGCTTGGGT CTCATTAAAATACACTCTCCCATGAGAGCTGAGCCTAACCGAGTCGTGAAATGGGTGCCAAGCCGCAGTACAATTAGATCTGCAAGAATTGCAGCAGAGAAGCTCTTGAG GAGAGTTGGAGCAGGATCTGCAAACCCATTAGCTTCATGCTCGATagtaaagaagagaaacaaaagcaagCGTCCAATGGTCTCACACCTCAGAAAACCTGTGAGCGACCATCAAAAATTTGTGAGAAGCACAAGCATGTACCCTGTAGAGCACAGTCCTGGGCATGGTCAGCTTTGCATAACACCAGCTGACTAA